From the genome of Geothrix sp. 21YS21S-4, one region includes:
- a CDS encoding PilZ domain-containing protein produces the protein MTLEPREQRKHSRLSTSGGAYGIRFQIRGREVSGGRLANLSAGGCGLEVQMADARELEVGDLLESLYVDHPDLPLVPLSAVVLRILGKVPGKTSGYVLMGVEFQGLTPFVRDLIDGHVIAGLARD, from the coding sequence ATGACCCTTGAGCCCCGCGAACAACGGAAACATTCGCGCCTGAGCACCAGCGGCGGCGCGTACGGCATCCGGTTCCAGATTCGGGGACGCGAGGTCTCGGGAGGCCGGCTCGCCAACCTCAGCGCCGGCGGGTGCGGGCTGGAAGTCCAGATGGCCGACGCCCGGGAGCTGGAGGTGGGGGACCTTCTGGAATCCCTCTATGTGGACCATCCCGATCTGCCCCTGGTGCCCCTGTCCGCCGTGGTCCTCCGGATCCTGGGGAAGGTTCCGGGGAAGACCAGCGGCTATGTCCTGATGGGGGTGGAGTTTCAAGGCCTGACGCCCTTCGTGCGGGACCTCATCGACGGTCACGTGATCGCCGGCCTGGCCCGGGATTGA
- a CDS encoding ligand-binding sensor domain-containing diguanylate cyclase — translation MPFPSFRFLRSLCLALLALAPLPAGMPASGRMVFRAYGTAEGLEHPSLTTLAQDAEGFLWVGTEGGAYRFDGAGFQLWSLPEGLPSAWVRAFGPAPDGGLWIGTRAGLCFLRGGRVQRVAPDDPLTAARIHRILADAHGGVWVAAESGLFRSAGPGSPFAPAEGWPGGPAYSLVSDDSGMWVGGASAVHFRDAENRWRSLGPAEGVHPGPVKAVLLDRAGTLWARTPTALRILRPGSLRMVPPAMGLPSLAISFYEESLADDGEGGVLIPTAKGLLRFDSRTGWRLLDEGRGLPGGWANLALVDRAGSLWVGSLGLHRLQGGGAWENFSRLDGLPADSTWALLRDRSGALWISTSGGLARMGPRGPEPFPAGAGLVLYELREGPDGSIWGAGEHPFLVRISPDRRQLTRVPLPPSPGLAVPMALAFDSGGSLWMGTSTDGLWRISEPSKRPVFRRAPFLDGDPGQITSLYLDAQGRLWATTGRGLARLDGDRWHTWGSDVGLRPGALRALAALPDGTAWVAYLEPFGLTRVDLRGDTPRVLENLGRKEGLASDSVYSLTADAVGRLWIGGPRGVQCMEGRNFRLYRREDGLASTDCNPSSTWADGDGGMWFGSTAGLLHHRTEGAGVPWRSPAVTLLSLSLGSRHWDRPGDSLGDVRYGERSLSARFSSLAFEHEGRLRFQGRLEGLEKEWSDLPGSELRYPALPSGNYRLGVRAVLEGAEPGPAVTVTFRVLPPWWRRGWAWLLWTGLLGAAGAAVLRWRVRWLRRRNDELELLVYERTEALELSNLALTTISGTDPLTGLRNRRYLSEELPPAMGLALRARRNHPGPGLPVDGCLVFAMLDVDHFKRINDTWTHAAGDLALKELADVLKREARASDFLVRWGGEEILFVGHTADFAGAAAAVNRLHHAIRTHPFDLGQATPVALTCSIGFSLFPFQPDRTDAADWESQVRLADRCLYAAKRSGRDAWLGVTARPGGPADLVARFGEAPDRWIQEGAVEFLAGPRQLDVVWS, via the coding sequence ATGCCCTTTCCTTCTTTCCGATTTCTCCGATCCCTGTGCCTCGCCCTCCTGGCGCTGGCCCCGCTTCCGGCGGGCATGCCGGCGTCGGGTCGGATGGTGTTCCGGGCCTACGGGACGGCCGAAGGGCTGGAGCACCCCAGCCTCACCACCCTCGCCCAGGACGCGGAAGGCTTCCTGTGGGTGGGAACGGAAGGAGGCGCCTACCGCTTCGACGGCGCGGGCTTCCAACTATGGAGCCTGCCGGAAGGCCTTCCCTCCGCCTGGGTGCGGGCCTTCGGACCCGCGCCGGACGGAGGGCTGTGGATCGGCACCCGCGCGGGCCTCTGCTTCCTGCGGGGCGGCCGCGTCCAGCGCGTGGCGCCGGACGATCCCCTCACCGCGGCCCGCATCCACCGGATCCTGGCCGACGCGCACGGCGGCGTGTGGGTGGCGGCGGAGTCGGGCCTGTTCCGCAGCGCGGGACCCGGCTCACCCTTCGCTCCGGCCGAGGGCTGGCCCGGCGGACCCGCCTATTCCCTCGTTTCGGACGACTCCGGAATGTGGGTGGGCGGCGCGTCCGCCGTCCATTTCCGGGATGCGGAAAACCGGTGGCGGTCCCTAGGACCGGCGGAGGGCGTGCATCCCGGCCCCGTGAAAGCCGTGCTCCTGGACCGGGCCGGGACCCTCTGGGCCCGCACGCCCACCGCGCTTCGGATCCTGCGCCCCGGTTCCCTCCGAATGGTGCCGCCCGCGATGGGCCTGCCCTCACTGGCCATCAGCTTCTACGAGGAATCCCTCGCCGACGACGGGGAGGGCGGCGTCCTGATCCCCACCGCCAAGGGCCTGCTCCGTTTCGATTCCCGGACCGGCTGGCGGCTGCTGGACGAAGGGCGGGGCCTGCCCGGCGGCTGGGCCAACCTGGCCCTGGTAGACCGCGCGGGCAGTCTGTGGGTGGGCAGCCTGGGGCTGCACCGCCTCCAGGGCGGGGGCGCGTGGGAGAACTTCTCCCGGCTCGACGGCCTGCCCGCGGACAGCACCTGGGCCCTCCTGCGCGACCGCTCCGGCGCGCTGTGGATCAGCACCAGCGGGGGCCTCGCCCGCATGGGTCCGCGGGGACCGGAGCCGTTTCCCGCCGGCGCGGGCCTCGTCCTCTACGAATTGAGAGAAGGGCCGGACGGCAGCATCTGGGGCGCTGGGGAGCATCCCTTCCTCGTGCGCATCAGCCCTGATCGCAGACAGCTCACCCGCGTTCCCCTGCCCCCTTCCCCGGGTCTGGCCGTACCCATGGCCCTGGCCTTCGACAGCGGGGGCTCGCTGTGGATGGGCACGTCCACGGACGGCCTGTGGCGGATCAGCGAGCCCTCGAAGCGGCCCGTCTTCCGCCGGGCTCCCTTTCTGGACGGCGATCCCGGCCAGATCACCAGCCTGTACCTGGACGCCCAGGGTCGCCTGTGGGCCACCACCGGCCGCGGATTGGCGCGCCTGGACGGCGACCGCTGGCATACCTGGGGCTCGGATGTCGGGCTGCGCCCTGGCGCCCTCCGGGCCCTGGCCGCCCTGCCGGACGGCACCGCCTGGGTGGCCTATCTGGAGCCCTTCGGCCTCACCCGCGTGGACCTGCGCGGCGACACTCCGCGGGTCCTGGAGAACCTCGGCCGAAAGGAGGGGCTCGCCAGCGATTCGGTGTACAGCCTCACCGCCGATGCTGTCGGCCGCCTGTGGATCGGCGGTCCCCGCGGCGTGCAGTGCATGGAGGGGCGGAATTTCCGCCTCTACCGCCGGGAGGACGGCCTGGCCAGCACCGACTGCAATCCGTCGTCCACCTGGGCCGACGGGGACGGCGGGATGTGGTTCGGATCCACGGCGGGCCTGCTCCACCACCGGACCGAAGGCGCCGGCGTTCCCTGGCGCTCCCCCGCCGTCACGCTCCTTTCCCTCTCCCTGGGCTCCCGCCACTGGGACCGGCCCGGAGACAGCCTGGGCGACGTCCGCTACGGCGAGCGCAGCTTGTCCGCGCGCTTCAGCTCCCTGGCCTTCGAGCACGAAGGCCGGCTCCGGTTCCAGGGGCGGCTGGAGGGCCTGGAAAAGGAATGGAGCGATCTCCCGGGCAGCGAACTCCGGTACCCGGCCCTGCCGTCCGGAAACTATCGCCTCGGCGTCCGCGCCGTCCTGGAGGGCGCGGAGCCCGGCCCTGCCGTAACCGTGACCTTCCGCGTCCTGCCCCCCTGGTGGCGGCGGGGCTGGGCCTGGCTGCTGTGGACCGGACTGCTTGGCGCCGCGGGGGCGGCCGTCCTCCGCTGGCGGGTCCGGTGGCTCCGCCGGCGGAACGATGAACTGGAACTCCTGGTCTACGAGCGGACGGAGGCCCTGGAGCTGAGCAACCTCGCCCTCACCACCATCTCGGGGACCGATCCGCTCACCGGCCTCCGCAACCGCCGCTACCTGAGCGAAGAGCTGCCGCCCGCCATGGGCCTGGCCCTCCGCGCCCGGCGCAACCATCCCGGCCCCGGCCTGCCGGTGGACGGCTGCCTGGTGTTCGCGATGCTGGACGTCGACCACTTCAAGCGCATCAACGACACCTGGACCCACGCCGCGGGCGACCTCGCCCTGAAGGAACTCGCGGACGTGCTGAAGCGCGAGGCCCGAGCCTCGGATTTCCTCGTCCGCTGGGGCGGAGAGGAGATCCTGTTCGTGGGCCACACCGCCGATTTCGCGGGCGCCGCCGCGGCAGTGAACCGCCTCCATCACGCGATCCGGACCCATCCCTTCGACCTGGGCCAAGCCACTCCCGTGGCCCTCACCTGCTCCATCGGGTTCTCCCTGTTCCCCTTCCAACCGGACCGGACCGACGCCGCTGACTGGGAGAGCCAAGTCCGGCTGGCGGATCGCTGCCTGTATGCCGCCAAGCGCTCCGGCCGGGACGCCTGGCTGGGCGTGACGGCGCGCCCGGGCGGGCCTGCGGATCTGGTGGCCCGTTTCGGTGAGGCGCCCGATCGCTGGATCCAGGAAGGCGCCGTGGAGTTCCTCGCGGGGCCGCGGCAACTCGACGTCGTCTGGAGTTAG
- the mtgA gene encoding monofunctional biosynthetic peptidoglycan transglycosylase — MAKAKGGWRRRILLALAWLVGGFVGSTAIVVLFFRFVPVPVSALMVQRRVEAWSSSETYVARHRWVPLEEIAPCLGAAVIAAEDQTFPEHFGFDWQAIEKAVQHNERSRRKRGASTVSQQTAKNLFLWNSRSWTRKGLEAWFTLLLEAGWSKRRILEVYLNIVEFGDGIYGAEAASRAFFGKPAKRLAPAEAALLAAVLPNPRKFRADAPSDYIRGRQAWILNQMRQLGGERMVKGL; from the coding sequence ATGGCGAAAGCGAAGGGCGGATGGCGGCGGCGGATCCTCCTGGCGCTCGCCTGGCTGGTGGGCGGATTCGTCGGGTCCACCGCGATCGTCGTCCTGTTCTTCCGGTTCGTCCCGGTGCCCGTTTCGGCCCTGATGGTCCAGCGGCGGGTGGAAGCGTGGAGTAGTTCCGAGACCTACGTCGCCCGGCACCGCTGGGTGCCGCTGGAGGAGATCGCCCCCTGCCTGGGCGCCGCGGTGATCGCCGCGGAGGATCAGACGTTCCCCGAGCACTTCGGGTTCGATTGGCAGGCCATCGAGAAGGCCGTCCAGCACAACGAGCGGAGCCGCCGGAAGCGGGGCGCGTCCACCGTCTCCCAGCAGACCGCCAAGAACCTCTTCCTGTGGAACAGCCGCTCCTGGACGCGGAAGGGGCTGGAGGCCTGGTTCACGCTCCTCCTGGAAGCCGGCTGGTCCAAGCGGCGGATCCTGGAGGTCTACCTGAACATCGTGGAATTCGGCGACGGGATCTACGGCGCCGAGGCCGCCTCCCGCGCCTTCTTCGGAAAGCCAGCCAAGCGGCTCGCCCCCGCGGAAGCGGCCCTGCTCGCGGCGGTCCTGCCCAACCCCCGCAAGTTCCGGGCGGACGCGCCCAGCGACTACATCCGCGGCCGCCAGGCCTGGATCCTCAATCAGATGCGCCAACTGGGCGGCGAGCGGATGGTGAAGGGGCTCTAA